One region of Nitrospinota bacterium genomic DNA includes:
- the ilvD gene encoding dihydroxy-acid dehydratase — protein sequence MVQKLNKYSSRITEPKSQGASQAMLYGTGLTEEDMQKAQVGICSVWYEGNTCNMHLRELAAKVKEGVVEAGFVGMRFNTIGVSDGISMGTEGMSFSLQSRDLIADSIETVMSAQWYDANITVAGCDKNMPGCVIAMGRLNRPSLMVYGGTIRAGHWNDKVLDIVSAFQSYGEYLAGTLDEESRKQIVKLSCPGPGACGGMYTANTMASAIEALGMSLPYSASAPAEAPEKLEECFKVGAAIRNLMEKDIKPRDIMTREAFENAIAVTMALGGSTNAVLHLIAMARAVEVPLTIDDFQTVSDRVPFLTDIKPSGRYVMEDLHNVGGTPAVMKALLEKGLLHGDCLTVTGRTIGENLKDLPGFSEGQDVVRPLEDPIKKTGHIQILRGNLAPEGAVAKITGKEGNMFSGPAKVYDSEEEMLAALERNEIVKGDVLVIRFEGPKGGPGMPEMLTPTSAIVGAGLGKDVALITDGRFSGGSHGFLVGHVTPEAQDGGPIALLKDGDLITIDAKKNRIDVEVDKKELSARKAQWKAPPYKATRGTLYRYIKDVKSASEGCVTDE from the coding sequence ATGGTCCAAAAACTGAACAAATACAGCTCTCGAATCACCGAGCCAAAATCCCAGGGCGCCTCCCAGGCGATGCTGTATGGCACCGGCTTGACGGAAGAGGACATGCAGAAGGCCCAGGTTGGGATTTGCAGCGTCTGGTACGAAGGCAATACCTGCAACATGCACTTGCGTGAGCTTGCGGCCAAGGTGAAAGAGGGCGTGGTTGAGGCAGGCTTCGTCGGGATGCGATTCAATACGATTGGGGTAAGCGACGGCATCTCGATGGGAACCGAAGGCATGAGCTTCTCTCTACAGTCCCGCGATCTCATCGCCGACTCCATCGAGACCGTCATGAGCGCCCAATGGTACGACGCCAATATCACCGTGGCGGGTTGCGATAAGAACATGCCCGGTTGCGTGATTGCCATGGGGCGCTTGAACCGTCCCTCTCTCATGGTCTACGGCGGTACCATCAGGGCGGGCCACTGGAACGATAAGGTGCTCGATATCGTCTCTGCCTTCCAGAGCTACGGCGAATACCTGGCGGGCACGCTGGACGAAGAGAGCCGTAAGCAGATCGTGAAATTAAGCTGCCCGGGCCCCGGCGCCTGCGGCGGCATGTATACGGCCAATACCATGGCCTCCGCTATCGAAGCCCTCGGCATGTCTCTGCCCTACAGCGCTTCGGCCCCGGCCGAGGCCCCTGAGAAGCTGGAGGAATGTTTCAAGGTGGGTGCGGCGATCCGTAACCTGATGGAAAAGGACATTAAGCCGCGCGATATCATGACCCGCGAAGCGTTCGAAAACGCAATCGCGGTGACTATGGCGCTCGGAGGCTCCACCAACGCTGTCCTCCATCTTATCGCGATGGCGAGGGCCGTGGAGGTTCCCTTAACCATAGATGACTTCCAAACGGTCAGCGACCGCGTTCCATTTCTGACGGACATAAAGCCCAGCGGCAGATACGTGATGGAAGACCTCCACAATGTCGGCGGAACGCCTGCCGTGATGAAGGCCCTCCTGGAGAAGGGGTTGCTCCACGGCGACTGCTTAACCGTGACTGGGAGGACGATCGGCGAAAACCTGAAAGACCTTCCAGGGTTCAGCGAAGGGCAGGATGTGGTTCGGCCCCTGGAGGACCCGATCAAAAAGACCGGTCACATCCAAATCCTCAGAGGCAACCTGGCCCCGGAAGGCGCGGTGGCCAAGATAACCGGCAAAGAGGGCAATATGTTCTCAGGCCCAGCCAAAGTCTACGACTCTGAAGAGGAAATGCTCGCCGCCCTGGAGAGAAACGAAATAGTCAAGGGCGACGTGCTGGTCATTCGCTTTGAAGGACCCAAGGGTGGGCCCGGAATGCCGGAGATGTTGACGCCTACCTCCGCTATCGTGGGGGCCGGGCTGGGTAAGGATGTGGCCCTGATAACAGACGGAAGATTCTCCGGTGGTTCTCACGGCTTCCTTGTGGGACACGTTACCCCGGAAGCACAGGATGGGGGACCGATCGCCCTTCTTAAAGACGGAGACCTAATCACCATTGATGCAAAGAAAAACCGTATTGACGTCGAAGTCGACAAGAAGGAGCTTTCCGCGCGAAAGGCCCAGTGGAAGGCTCCGCCCTACAAGGCCACGCGCGGCACTCTCTACAGGTATATTAAGGACGTCAAGTCAGCTTCGGAGGGCTGTGTTACCGACGAGTAG
- a CDS encoding DUF465 domain-containing protein has translation MTDKQELVERVIRKNAEFGELFQEHQALEMELEEFNKLRFLTSDQEVERKILQKEKLRKKDRMAIILREYQQED, from the coding sequence ATGACCGATAAGCAGGAGTTGGTTGAGCGTGTTATTCGGAAAAACGCGGAATTTGGCGAACTTTTCCAAGAGCACCAGGCCTTAGAAATGGAGCTTGAGGAGTTCAACAAGCTTCGTTTCCTCACCTCCGATCAAGAAGTCGAGCGCAAAATCCTTCAAAAAGAGAAGCTCCGCAAAAAGGATCGAATGGCTATTATCCTCCGCGAATATCAACAAGAGGATTGA
- the tsaB gene encoding tRNA (adenosine(37)-N6)-threonylcarbamoyltransferase complex dimerization subunit type 1 TsaB, whose protein sequence is MLILAFDSSTPVVSVAVSQRGVGLASMAIARGRSNAAHILSAIDAVLAQAGLDLGGLDALACAVGPGSFTGLRVGIATAQGLAEGRGLPVVGVPTLEAYVHALPGVDGILCPMVDARKKEVYVAGYRWDGDVPVELWPPVARSPEGLASKVGDQSLLLVGEGAAAYRAELEASLGARARFGPTDLAFSNALRVARLGADLLAQGAGADPAALRPIYGRPSEAELAEA, encoded by the coding sequence ATGTTAATACTAGCCTTCGATTCCTCCACTCCGGTCGTAAGCGTAGCCGTCTCCCAACGAGGTGTTGGGTTGGCCTCAATGGCGATAGCCAGAGGTCGCTCAAATGCCGCTCACATTCTTTCGGCTATCGATGCTGTCTTAGCTCAAGCCGGCCTGGATTTGGGGGGATTAGATGCTCTCGCGTGCGCGGTGGGACCGGGCTCCTTTACCGGGCTTCGGGTTGGGATCGCGACGGCCCAGGGGCTGGCGGAGGGTCGCGGTCTCCCGGTCGTGGGCGTGCCGACCCTTGAGGCGTACGTTCACGCATTGCCGGGTGTGGATGGGATCCTCTGCCCGATGGTTGACGCCCGAAAGAAAGAGGTCTATGTGGCAGGCTATCGGTGGGATGGTGATGTGCCGGTGGAGCTATGGCCTCCGGTCGCCCGTTCACCGGAAGGCTTGGCCTCCAAGGTCGGGGATCAGAGCCTGCTGCTCGTCGGTGAGGGTGCGGCGGCTTATCGAGCCGAGCTGGAGGCCTCTTTGGGCGCCAGGGCCCGATTTGGACCGACCGACCTTGCCTTCTCCAACGCTCTGCGGGTTGCTCGATTGGGGGCCGATCTATTGGCGCAAGGCGCCGGAGCTGACCCGGCTGCGCTGAGGCCCATATACGGTAGGCCCTCGGAGGCGGAGCTGGCTGAGGCGTAA
- a CDS encoding thiamine pyrophosphate-binding protein, which translates to MTIKAGTPGLETHVGNYALIETLREWGIVHYAGVNGGGIIHTTKYLEPLTEMSQITDGVPRMLTMGEYASGFVPIGYYMASGNVGCCFTTTGAATKLGASGITEAKVHDIPSLYLLALNSTTSIGDSPLQDVSEHGMHIVPQLKAEIGEACIVIDNHNRLEEDLTKVQELLHQKKPVAIAFHPDVLSRDIQLHVPKRDKARTYNKADVERFLAEFPEQVKGRRVVIYVGEEAAYYPNIQELSTELSTLLKAPTIWSMNGANAVDPDNPYGYGYIMMGGNEKGMELWKNMDPEADICITLGFCAGEYSINLEKIKAKCTWHFGEHVSGYGHMNGDLSHRVTGDYRQVRGDIGLTLHEVISQLKAMGVDKDRPDTPTYDNLNDREVWRDVRKDCVDFMAFYEELPQYWQPNSIGFDDVCISYKDRQYVTQRPHPNIPFWSGHHGSAMGGAFGMGVGAKMADPSLHTFIFSGDGCWRLFGGCLADAAWMDLRLFIINNGTYGIVDKGLELIIPTVEKPRYHSKLPNIDFVQAAKAHGWDGYNVKPDLSNLKEIMDACYETKGQSILIEIPVDTEQVVGLNARLLNLTTDFYL; encoded by the coding sequence ATGACTATAAAAGCGGGTACTCCAGGCCTGGAGACACACGTCGGCAACTATGCCTTGATCGAGACTCTGCGGGAGTGGGGGATCGTCCATTACGCCGGCGTCAATGGGGGTGGAATTATCCACACCACCAAGTATTTAGAGCCGCTTACGGAAATGTCGCAAATAACGGATGGCGTTCCTCGGATGTTAACGATGGGGGAGTATGCGTCAGGTTTCGTGCCAATTGGCTACTATATGGCCTCTGGCAATGTTGGCTGCTGCTTCACGACCACCGGAGCGGCCACGAAACTGGGCGCGAGTGGTATCACCGAGGCGAAAGTTCACGACATCCCCTCTTTGTATCTCCTCGCCTTGAACTCGACGACATCTATTGGGGATTCACCCTTGCAGGACGTGTCGGAACATGGGATGCACATCGTCCCGCAACTAAAGGCCGAGATCGGGGAAGCCTGTATTGTCATCGACAACCATAACCGGCTCGAGGAAGACCTCACGAAAGTCCAGGAGCTCCTACACCAGAAGAAGCCCGTTGCGATCGCGTTCCATCCCGACGTCCTCTCCAGAGACATTCAGCTCCATGTTCCAAAACGGGATAAGGCCCGGACCTATAATAAGGCCGATGTGGAGCGTTTCCTGGCCGAGTTCCCGGAGCAGGTCAAGGGGCGCCGGGTCGTAATTTACGTCGGGGAGGAGGCCGCCTACTACCCGAACATCCAAGAGCTAAGCACCGAGCTCTCTACGCTTCTAAAGGCTCCGACCATTTGGTCCATGAACGGCGCCAATGCCGTCGATCCTGACAACCCCTACGGCTACGGCTACATCATGATGGGCGGGAATGAAAAAGGCATGGAGCTCTGGAAGAATATGGACCCCGAGGCGGACATCTGCATCACCCTCGGCTTCTGCGCCGGGGAGTACTCTATCAACCTCGAGAAGATCAAGGCCAAGTGCACGTGGCACTTCGGCGAGCATGTGTCGGGCTACGGCCATATGAACGGCGATTTGTCCCACCGGGTTACGGGCGATTACCGGCAGGTCCGGGGCGACATTGGCCTGACGCTTCATGAGGTCATCTCGCAGCTTAAGGCGATGGGCGTCGATAAGGACCGGCCGGACACCCCGACCTATGATAATTTAAACGACCGGGAGGTCTGGCGAGACGTCCGCAAGGACTGTGTTGACTTCATGGCCTTCTACGAGGAGCTCCCCCAGTACTGGCAGCCCAACAGCATCGGGTTCGACGACGTCTGCATCTCCTATAAGGACCGGCAGTATGTGACCCAGCGACCTCACCCGAATATTCCGTTCTGGTCCGGTCATCACGGCTCGGCCATGGGCGGGGCCTTCGGGATGGGCGTAGGGGCGAAGATGGCCGACCCGTCGCTCCACACCTTTATCTTCTCCGGGGACGGGTGCTGGCGGCTCTTCGGCGGCTGCTTGGCTGACGCGGCGTGGATGGACCTTCGCCTGTTCATCATCAACAACGGAACTTACGGGATTGTTGATAAGGGGCTTGAGCTCATCATCCCGACGGTGGAGAAGCCCCGATACCATTCGAAATTGCCAAACATCGATTTCGTTCAGGCGGCGAAGGCCCATGGCTGGGATGGCTACAACGTCAAGCCCGACCTAAGCAACCTGAAAGAAATCATGGACGCCTGCTACGAGACGAAGGGCCAGTCCATTCTGATTGAAATCCCTGTCGATACTGAGCAGGTGGTCGGTCTTAACGCCCGACTGTTGAACTTGACAACCGATTTCTATCTGTAG